One part of the Halopenitus persicus genome encodes these proteins:
- a CDS encoding DUF7345 domain-containing protein — protein sequence MSASAGSRSWSRILAGGLAFLVACSLFVGASGSVAATDHPADESAFVVDLEDDGDATVILRLTYDLETDDERAAFEALRNDSAARTDLRDRFASRMRSVANETTTDVDRATSIDDSSVDLTASDGIGVAELSVRWTGLAATTDGSIVLTEPFASGFEPDRQFVVEVPDGYSVTEVGPDPATVENGTHVWDAGTTLDGFEMVLSAEDGSDATGSATDTAGTTRDSAPGFGIGTAIAALLSAAIAIGRRTRSS from the coding sequence ATGAGTGCCTCGGCCGGCTCCCGATCGTGGAGTCGGATTCTTGCGGGAGGACTCGCGTTCCTCGTTGCCTGCAGTCTGTTCGTGGGCGCGTCCGGGTCCGTCGCCGCGACCGATCACCCCGCGGATGAGTCCGCGTTCGTCGTCGACCTCGAGGACGACGGCGACGCAACGGTGATCCTGCGTCTCACCTACGACCTCGAAACCGACGATGAACGCGCCGCCTTCGAGGCTCTTCGAAACGACTCGGCCGCACGAACCGACCTCCGTGACCGGTTCGCCTCGCGAATGCGGTCGGTCGCCAACGAGACGACGACTGACGTCGACCGCGCGACGTCGATCGACGACAGCTCGGTCGATCTCACTGCTTCCGACGGCATCGGCGTCGCCGAGCTGTCGGTCCGGTGGACCGGCCTGGCGGCGACGACCGACGGATCGATCGTCCTCACCGAACCGTTCGCGAGCGGCTTCGAGCCCGACCGGCAGTTCGTCGTTGAGGTCCCCGACGGGTACTCGGTGACCGAAGTTGGTCCCGACCCCGCCACCGTCGAAAACGGAACCCACGTCTGGGACGCCGGAACGACTCTCGACGGGTTCGAGATGGTCCTCTCTGCGGAGGACGGATCCGACGCGACCGGCAGCGCAACCGACACGGCGGGCACAACGCGCGATTCCGCTCCCGGGTTCGGCATCGGAACCGCCATCGCGGCGCTGTTGTCGGCAGCCATCGCGATCGGCCGGCGGACACGGTCATCCTGA
- a CDS encoding DUF7096 domain-containing protein → MNRPATLLIAITLVVSVVGAAPAAAAGLDGHASTDATAIEPLDGDRTQVSTDNETTETETTETETTETETETDEETTETDDAENDTADANESDDVSPGERLSGVVGVQAAEIDGEIESRAFGLRIASAVSNGSKADIVSESVENTSERIAELEDRQAELEAQYENGTISHGEYRSRTARIAAELRTLERISNQTADTANELPPGLLEKRGINVSAIDELRRNASQLRGNASVIAGDIAGPPEGIGRPLHAGPPEEAGPDDDAGQPDDAGQPDDAGQPDDAGRPDTANEDDTDETDDDATTDSTSAETDDGSTSDDGSTTDDGSTSDGVSDDGSDDTADDETGAGSAESGSTDGSSAGGSSQGGSAQGGPGGN, encoded by the coding sequence ATGAACCGACCTGCGACACTGCTGATCGCGATCACGCTCGTCGTCTCGGTCGTGGGTGCTGCACCCGCCGCCGCGGCCGGTCTCGACGGGCACGCGAGCACCGACGCGACCGCGATCGAACCGCTCGATGGGGATCGAACGCAGGTCTCCACCGATAACGAGACGACGGAAACGGAGACGACGGAAACGGAGACGACCGAAACTGAAACTGAAACCGACGAAGAGACGACTGAAACCGACGACGCCGAGAACGACACCGCGGACGCTAACGAGTCGGACGACGTCAGCCCCGGCGAACGTCTCTCGGGCGTCGTGGGCGTGCAGGCGGCCGAGATCGACGGCGAGATAGAATCCCGTGCGTTCGGGCTTCGGATCGCCAGCGCGGTCTCGAACGGCTCGAAGGCAGACATCGTGTCGGAGTCAGTCGAGAACACCTCCGAGCGGATCGCTGAGCTCGAGGACCGACAGGCTGAACTCGAGGCACAGTACGAGAACGGCACGATCTCCCACGGCGAGTACCGGTCACGAACGGCCCGGATCGCGGCCGAACTCCGGACGCTCGAGCGGATCTCGAACCAGACCGCCGACACTGCCAACGAGCTCCCGCCCGGGCTTCTCGAGAAACGCGGCATCAACGTGTCCGCGATCGATGAGCTCCGGCGCAACGCCAGCCAGCTTCGCGGAAACGCCTCCGTCATCGCCGGCGACATCGCCGGACCGCCCGAGGGCATCGGCCGACCCCTACACGCAGGCCCTCCCGAGGAAGCCGGTCCTGACGACGATGCCGGCCAGCCTGACGATGCCGGCCAGCCCGACGATGCCGGCCAGCCCGACGACGCGGGACGACCGGATACTGCCAACGAGGATGATACCGACGAAACGGACGACGACGCGACGACCGACTCCACGTCGGCCGAAACCGACGACGGTTCGACATCCGACGACGGATCGACAACAGACGACGGTTCGACATCCGACGGTGTCTCCGACGACGGGTCGGATGACACCGCTGATGACGAGACCGGCGCCGGCTCCGCGGAAAGCGGCTCCACCGACGGGAGTTCAGCCGGCGGATCCTCCCAGGGTGGTTCCGCACAGGGCGGCCCCGGTGGGAACTAA
- the nirK gene encoding copper-containing nitrite reductase: MSQSRSIPRRTFMKAAGAGAAVLTAGCLGAPRADAGAQAQTTPAASGGGLDPAKSVDLDRIAADPTDLPDPVDWTEPRHHEIELETTERVAEIEPGVTFDYMTFNDRVPGPMIRVRRGDTVTLRLTSDEGNSLPHNIDFHAVYGPGGGADDTTIAPGESAEIQFTATYPGVFIYHCAVPNMDHHISAGMFGAILVEPEDGLPEVDRELYFGQHELYTTGETGEKGHHAFDMDAMAAEEPTYVCLNGEAYAFTGDGYGPVTVQKGERVRIFHSVGGPNLMCSWHAIGNVWESLYRDGDLVSDPARYVETTPVAPGTVAAAEIDTPVPGPIKLVDHALSRVARKGMLGVIQVEGEEEPEIFNPDP, encoded by the coding sequence ATGTCCCAATCACGCAGTATCCCACGGCGGACGTTCATGAAGGCGGCCGGTGCCGGTGCAGCGGTGTTGACCGCGGGCTGTCTCGGTGCACCCCGTGCGGATGCGGGCGCCCAGGCGCAGACGACTCCGGCGGCGAGCGGTGGCGGACTCGATCCCGCGAAGTCGGTCGACCTCGACCGGATCGCGGCGGATCCGACCGACCTTCCGGACCCGGTCGACTGGACCGAGCCGCGCCACCACGAGATCGAGCTGGAAACGACCGAACGCGTCGCCGAGATCGAGCCGGGCGTCACGTTCGATTACATGACGTTCAACGACCGCGTTCCCGGTCCGATGATCCGCGTGCGGCGCGGCGACACCGTGACGCTCCGGCTCACGAGCGACGAGGGGAACAGTCTCCCGCACAACATCGACTTCCACGCGGTCTACGGGCCGGGCGGCGGCGCCGACGACACGACGATCGCCCCCGGCGAGAGCGCCGAGATACAGTTCACGGCGACCTACCCCGGCGTGTTCATCTACCACTGTGCGGTCCCAAACATGGACCACCACATCAGCGCCGGGATGTTCGGCGCGATCCTCGTGGAGCCCGAGGACGGCCTGCCGGAGGTCGATCGCGAGCTCTACTTCGGCCAGCACGAGCTCTACACGACCGGCGAGACCGGCGAGAAGGGCCACCACGCGTTCGATATGGACGCGATGGCTGCCGAGGAGCCGACCTACGTCTGCCTCAACGGCGAGGCGTACGCCTTCACCGGCGATGGCTACGGACCGGTGACGGTCCAGAAGGGCGAGCGCGTCCGGATCTTCCACTCCGTCGGTGGGCCGAACCTGATGTGCTCCTGGCACGCGATCGGGAACGTCTGGGAGAGCCTCTACCGCGACGGCGACCTCGTCTCGGACCCCGCACGGTACGTCGAGACCACGCCGGTCGCGCCAGGGACGGTCGCGGCGGCCGAGATCGACACCCCGGTTCCCGGCCCGATCAAGCTGGTCGACCACGCGCTCTCGCGGGTCGCCCGGAAGGGAATGCTCGGCGTCATCCAGGTCGAGGGCGAGGAGGAGCCCGAGATATTCAACCCGGACCCGTAA
- a CDS encoding PAS domain S-box protein, translating into MDERDSRKAGRVRILHVDDDQDFAELSATFLERENSQFEVQTATNASEGFVQLTERSFDCVVSDYDMPGQNGLEFLETVREAHPNLPFIIYTGKGSEEIASDAISAGVTDYLQKEGGTSQYTVLSNRISNAVENYYAQKKLVDREQRLNLFFEESPLGAIEWDENFTFVRLNDTAEEILGFSEHELVGESWERIVPESDIDSVDEVVSDLLENEGGYRRVNENVRNDGQRIICEWHNRAVTDENGDVLTVFSKFQDITERRRQTQQLETLIDNIPGIVYRCKNERGWPIEQVRGNVEGMTGYSASKIVSTHKFYGEEIVHPADRDDVWDNIQDAVSADSPYELTYRITNDGGNTKWVWERGRVVNSTAEGTEILEGLITDITERERIRRELNEEREFIDQALDALEEVFYVVDTDGELERWNRRVREVPGYTDDEIADMQALDFFPASEQLPVSRAIDETLASGSSVIETEILTKSGNRIPYELTGARLTDVDGNVTGLVGIGRDITDRLQRERELREERNKYETVVEQSHDAIAIHQDGVFVYANPRCQELLGYDEDELIGKSFLEITPTEHREQIHERYEQRLDTDASDPPSRYESEFITKDGTIRLAEISAAPIEFEGEPADLVAVRDITERKNYEKQLKDTTAELEALNRVVRHDIRNDMSVILGWAELLNDHVDEEGQNYLRRILTSGTHIVELTEIARDYVESLTSEDELDVYPVSLRPILESEIDIRRESHPEATFVIDTDIPDSEVRANEMLGSVFRNILNNAIQHNDEDEPLVTVSCEARDDDVFVRIADNGPGIPDAQKSSIFGKGQKGLDSPGTGIGLYLVESLITQYGGEVWVEDNDPKGAIFNISIPAVT; encoded by the coding sequence ATGGACGAGCGGGACAGTAGAAAAGCCGGCAGAGTTCGGATTCTCCACGTTGACGACGATCAGGACTTTGCGGAGTTGTCGGCGACGTTTCTCGAACGCGAAAATAGCCAATTCGAGGTCCAGACCGCAACCAATGCCAGCGAGGGATTTGTCCAGCTCACCGAGAGAAGTTTTGATTGTGTCGTCTCGGATTATGATATGCCCGGACAGAATGGCCTCGAATTCCTCGAAACCGTTCGAGAGGCTCATCCAAATCTCCCATTTATCATCTATACCGGCAAAGGTTCCGAGGAGATTGCGAGCGACGCCATCTCAGCGGGTGTGACAGACTACCTACAAAAAGAAGGTGGTACAAGTCAATATACTGTTCTCTCGAATCGTATCAGTAACGCCGTCGAGAACTACTACGCCCAGAAGAAACTCGTTGACAGAGAACAGCGGCTTAACCTATTCTTCGAGGAGTCACCACTCGGCGCAATCGAATGGGATGAGAACTTCACTTTTGTGCGATTAAACGACACTGCCGAAGAAATCCTCGGGTTCTCCGAGCACGAACTGGTCGGGGAATCGTGGGAACGGATCGTTCCGGAATCCGATATTGACTCCGTCGATGAGGTCGTCTCCGACCTGCTCGAAAACGAGGGCGGCTATCGGCGTGTGAATGAGAACGTTCGAAATGATGGGCAAAGAATCATTTGCGAGTGGCACAATCGTGCCGTTACCGACGAGAACGGCGACGTGTTGACCGTCTTCTCAAAATTTCAGGACATCACCGAACGTCGCCGGCAAACACAACAGTTGGAAACACTCATCGACAACATCCCCGGGATCGTCTACAGATGTAAGAACGAACGCGGCTGGCCCATAGAACAGGTACGTGGGAATGTTGAAGGAATGACTGGGTACTCCGCGAGCAAGATAGTCTCCACGCACAAATTCTATGGCGAGGAGATCGTTCATCCAGCGGATAGAGACGATGTGTGGGACAACATCCAAGACGCCGTTTCCGCGGACAGCCCATATGAACTCACCTACCGGATCACCAACGACGGTGGGAATACCAAATGGGTGTGGGAGCGTGGGCGAGTCGTCAATTCAACCGCGGAGGGTACCGAGATATTGGAGGGATTGATCACTGATATTACGGAACGGGAGCGAATTCGGCGAGAACTCAACGAGGAACGTGAGTTTATCGATCAGGCCCTCGATGCGCTCGAAGAGGTATTCTATGTGGTAGACACCGATGGAGAATTGGAGAGATGGAACCGCCGCGTGAGAGAGGTGCCAGGCTACACTGACGACGAGATCGCCGATATGCAGGCACTCGATTTCTTCCCTGCTTCTGAACAGCTACCCGTCTCTCGTGCGATCGACGAAACACTCGCGAGCGGATCTAGCGTTATTGAAACGGAAATTCTCACGAAGAGCGGCAACCGAATCCCGTACGAGCTGACGGGAGCTCGACTGACGGATGTGGACGGTAATGTAACTGGGTTGGTCGGAATTGGCCGTGATATCACGGATCGTCTCCAACGCGAGCGTGAGCTTCGCGAGGAACGAAATAAATACGAGACCGTCGTGGAACAAAGCCACGATGCCATCGCGATTCACCAGGATGGAGTATTTGTCTACGCGAATCCGCGATGTCAGGAACTACTCGGCTATGACGAAGACGAACTCATTGGGAAATCATTCTTGGAGATAACTCCCACGGAACACCGGGAACAGATCCATGAACGGTACGAACAGCGGCTTGATACTGATGCATCTGATCCACCATCACGGTACGAATCGGAGTTCATCACCAAAGATGGTACTATTCGACTGGCCGAAATAAGCGCCGCACCCATCGAATTCGAAGGTGAGCCCGCAGATCTCGTCGCCGTCCGGGATATTACCGAACGAAAGAATTACGAGAAGCAATTGAAGGATACGACGGCGGAGCTCGAGGCGTTGAATCGCGTCGTCCGACACGATATTCGGAACGATATGAGCGTCATCCTTGGGTGGGCAGAACTACTCAACGACCACGTTGACGAGGAGGGCCAGAACTACCTTCGTCGAATTCTCACCAGCGGGACACATATTGTCGAACTAACTGAGATAGCACGAGATTACGTTGAATCCCTCACCAGTGAGGATGAACTCGACGTATATCCGGTATCTCTGCGTCCGATACTCGAAAGCGAGATCGATATCAGGCGTGAATCGCACCCAGAGGCAACATTCGTTATTGATACGGATATTCCCGATAGTGAGGTCAGAGCCAACGAAATGCTTGGGTCCGTCTTCCGAAACATTCTGAATAATGCGATCCAGCATAACGATGAAGATGAACCGCTCGTGACGGTTTCGTGCGAAGCCCGTGACGACGACGTATTCGTACGTATCGCCGACAACGGACCTGGAATCCCGGATGCGCAGAAATCGTCCATCTTCGGGAAGGGTCAAAAAGGGCTTGACAGTCCGGGAACGGGTATTGGTCTCTATCTCGTCGAATCGTTGATCACCCAGTATGGCGGTGAGGTCTGGGTCGAAGACAATGATCCAAAGGGCGCGATATTCAACATCTCGATACCTGCTGTCACGTGA
- a CDS encoding TIGR04053 family radical SAM/SPASM domain-containing protein, with protein sequence MFDHIDTDRRPVVLIWEVTQACALACRHCRADAQPARHPDELTTAEGKRLLEDAANFGENQLVVLSGGDPLTRPDLLELAAYGDDLGLRMTITPSGTRSLTPDRVADLSDAGIRRMALSLDGATAETHDAFRGEASFADTVAAAEAAADVGLPLQINTTVCADTVEELPAIRDRVRDLGAVLWSVFFLVPVGRGRVLDPIAPDRAEAVMEWLQTVADEDRFGVKTTEAPFYRRVGLQRTAGDADETNTEASPRRAGITAGRGFAFVSHTGEVYPSGFLPESAGNVRDRSVVDVYRNADLFEDLRDPDAYRGKCGACEFRHVCGGSRSRAYATTGDPLASDPLCPYVPEEYDGPLPEGVDELPSGDVRESRSDVAAF encoded by the coding sequence ATGTTCGACCACATCGACACCGACCGACGACCGGTCGTCCTCATCTGGGAGGTGACGCAGGCGTGTGCACTCGCCTGCCGGCACTGTCGGGCCGACGCCCAGCCTGCCCGGCATCCCGACGAGCTCACCACCGCGGAGGGGAAGCGCCTCCTCGAGGACGCCGCCAACTTCGGCGAGAACCAGCTCGTCGTCCTCTCCGGCGGCGACCCGCTCACCCGGCCCGACCTCCTCGAACTCGCCGCCTACGGGGACGACCTGGGCCTCCGGATGACGATCACGCCCAGCGGCACGCGCTCGCTCACCCCGGATCGCGTCGCCGATCTGTCCGACGCCGGGATCCGGCGGATGGCGCTCAGCCTCGACGGCGCCACCGCCGAGACCCACGACGCGTTCCGCGGCGAGGCGAGCTTCGCGGACACGGTCGCCGCCGCGGAGGCCGCCGCCGACGTCGGCCTCCCGTTACAGATCAACACGACCGTCTGCGCCGACACCGTCGAGGAACTGCCCGCGATCCGCGACCGCGTTCGGGACCTCGGCGCCGTCCTCTGGAGCGTCTTCTTCCTCGTCCCGGTCGGTCGTGGCCGCGTCCTCGACCCGATCGCTCCGGACCGCGCCGAGGCCGTGATGGAGTGGCTCCAGACGGTCGCCGACGAGGACCGATTTGGCGTGAAGACGACCGAGGCGCCCTTCTACCGGCGGGTCGGACTCCAACGGACGGCCGGCGACGCCGACGAAACGAACACCGAGGCGTCCCCCCGCCGTGCCGGCATCACGGCGGGCCGTGGATTCGCGTTCGTGAGCCACACCGGCGAGGTGTACCCCTCGGGATTCCTGCCCGAGTCCGCCGGCAACGTTCGGGACCGGTCGGTCGTCGACGTCTACCGGAACGCCGACCTCTTCGAGGACCTCCGTGACCCGGACGCCTACCGCGGCAAATGCGGCGCCTGCGAGTTCCGACACGTCTGCGGGGGAAGTCGATCGCGCGCGTACGCGACGACCGGCGATCCCCTCGCAAGCGACCCCCTCTGTCCGTACGTCCCCGAGGAGTACGATGGGCCACTCCCGGAGGGAGTCGACGAGCTCCCGTCGGGGGATGTCCGGGAATCCCGCTCCGACGTTGCCGCGTTCTAG
- a CDS encoding Htur_1727 family rSAM-partnered candidate RiPP, which translates to MADDETPMDDAPIEDERPASIETATRTAEAAPRATTERRWEVFVREDADEPMTHVGTITAPSPEVAHEEASTLFAWYARDLWVCPSDETYRYSSETLGSEYEDQETSDEVAGDASEGGSRAGTRSEPRVYEETEGTPNVRFGGKERGKNLASQATNGGDRE; encoded by the coding sequence ATGGCCGATGACGAGACTCCGATGGATGATGCCCCGATCGAGGATGAACGGCCCGCCTCGATCGAGACGGCGACCCGCACCGCGGAGGCCGCTCCCCGGGCGACGACCGAGCGACGCTGGGAGGTGTTCGTTCGCGAGGACGCCGATGAGCCGATGACCCACGTCGGGACGATCACGGCGCCGTCGCCGGAGGTCGCACACGAGGAGGCGAGCACGCTGTTCGCGTGGTACGCCCGGGATCTCTGGGTGTGCCCATCCGACGAGACGTATCGGTATTCGTCGGAGACCCTTGGGTCCGAGTATGAAGACCAGGAGACGTCGGACGAGGTGGCGGGTGACGCATCGGAAGGAGGATCGCGTGCCGGAACACGATCCGAACCGCGCGTGTACGAGGAGACGGAGGGAACCCCGAACGTGAGATTCGGAGGCAAAGAGAGGGGAAAGAACCTGGCTTCGCAAGCCACGAACGGGGGCGATCGCGAGTGA
- a CDS encoding TIGR04347 family pseudo-SAM/SPASM protein: MISISKLLCGLDAESDGLRYDAAADSSVEQITERKQQRPVVVWNTTKRCNLYCDHCYASADTEGVPGELSTAEGKALLDQLGEFGVPVVLFSGGEPLVREDLPELVAHAVDAGIRPVLSTNGTLLTEEKAAELKDAGLQYAGVSVDGLPERNDAFRGKEGAFDAAIRGIEGCLEVGLKTGLRYTITDRNAADLEGVIDLLTDVGVDRFCFYHLDYGGRGKEIVDADLSPAEKRDAVRRLCDLTREYHAAGEKIETLLVGNYADAGYLVEYARRELGPETADRIQAALKRNGGDPAGERIADVDPVGNVHLTQFWQGYSPGNVRDRPFGAIWRDASNPLLNALRNREDRLRGRCRECRYQDVCRGGSRLRAMTVHEDLFAPDPQCYLTDEEIGVSASPTPAD, encoded by the coding sequence GTGATCTCGATCAGCAAGCTGCTGTGTGGGCTGGACGCGGAAAGCGACGGACTCCGGTACGACGCCGCGGCGGACTCGAGCGTCGAGCAGATCACCGAACGCAAGCAGCAGCGGCCGGTCGTCGTCTGGAACACGACGAAGCGGTGTAACCTCTACTGTGACCACTGTTACGCCTCCGCGGACACCGAGGGCGTGCCCGGCGAACTGTCGACGGCGGAGGGGAAGGCGCTGCTCGACCAGCTGGGCGAGTTCGGCGTGCCGGTCGTCCTGTTTTCGGGGGGCGAGCCGCTGGTGCGCGAGGACTTGCCGGAGCTGGTGGCACACGCCGTCGACGCCGGGATCCGACCGGTGCTCTCGACGAACGGCACGTTGTTGACCGAGGAGAAGGCGGCGGAACTGAAGGACGCCGGCCTGCAGTACGCCGGCGTGTCGGTCGACGGACTGCCCGAGCGGAACGACGCGTTCCGCGGCAAGGAGGGCGCCTTCGACGCCGCGATCCGGGGGATCGAGGGGTGTCTCGAGGTCGGCCTCAAGACGGGGCTTCGATACACGATCACCGACCGGAACGCCGCCGACCTCGAGGGCGTGATCGACCTGCTGACCGACGTCGGCGTCGACCGCTTCTGTTTTTACCACCTCGATTACGGCGGTCGCGGCAAGGAGATCGTGGATGCCGACCTCTCGCCGGCCGAAAAGCGGGACGCGGTCCGGCGACTGTGTGACCTCACCCGCGAGTATCACGCCGCCGGCGAGAAGATCGAGACGCTGCTCGTTGGCAACTACGCCGACGCCGGTTACCTCGTCGAATACGCCCGCCGCGAGCTCGGGCCGGAGACGGCCGACCGGATCCAGGCAGCCCTCAAGCGAAACGGCGGCGATCCCGCCGGGGAGCGGATCGCCGACGTCGATCCGGTCGGGAACGTCCACCTCACGCAGTTCTGGCAGGGGTACAGCCCGGGCAACGTCCGCGATCGGCCCTTCGGCGCGATCTGGCGCGACGCGAGCAACCCGCTGTTGAACGCGCTCCGAAACCGGGAGGACCGGCTCCGCGGACGCTGCCGCGAGTGTCGGTACCAGGACGTCTGCCGCGGAGGGTCGCGGTTGCGGGCGATGACCGTCCACGAGGACCTGTTCGCGCCGGATCCGCAGTGTTATCTCACCGACGAGGAGATCGGCGTGTCGGCGAGTCCAACGCCGGCGGACTGA
- a CDS encoding orc1/cdc6 family replication initiation protein: MGGPFSDLTETIFADKSVLNESYQPEEILERDEEIEAFSHALQDVLFGREPENLFLYGKAGLGKTAVTKYMMDELQSEVAVREEANDLHVHQVNCNGKTLFMVVRRLVNDLLPEDASEFPKRGLGTGDAFDELYAQLDRLGGTHLIVFDEIDHLDDVNTLLYELPRARSNGHLTESLVGIIGISNNYTFRQSLSSKVKDTLMETEISFSPYDAGELRRILRDRADRAFIDGACDDSAIAKAAALSAQDMGNARQAIDLLRVGAEVAERQGNEIVSDDHIEDARTLVQRGRLRNKIRDQTEHAQYILETIAKLDKRGDVPARSKTIQDGYEQVAEAYGVSPLTTLKSIQDHLSDLHMLGFLLRHERNYGLKGGQYYEYELDLDPDIVLETREEILAAAD; this comes from the coding sequence ATGGGTGGACCGTTCAGCGATCTCACGGAGACCATCTTCGCGGACAAGTCCGTGCTCAACGAGAGCTATCAGCCGGAGGAGATCCTCGAACGCGACGAGGAGATCGAGGCGTTCAGTCACGCGCTGCAGGACGTGTTGTTCGGTCGCGAGCCCGAGAACCTCTTTTTATACGGGAAGGCCGGCCTCGGGAAGACGGCCGTGACGAAGTATATGATGGACGAGCTGCAGTCGGAGGTCGCGGTCCGTGAGGAGGCGAACGACCTCCACGTTCACCAGGTCAACTGCAACGGCAAGACGCTGTTTATGGTCGTCCGACGATTGGTCAACGATCTGCTCCCGGAGGACGCAAGCGAGTTTCCGAAGCGTGGGCTCGGGACCGGCGATGCCTTCGACGAACTCTACGCACAGCTGGATCGGCTCGGCGGGACCCACCTCATCGTCTTCGACGAGATCGACCATTTGGATGACGTGAACACTCTCTTATACGAGCTGCCGCGAGCCCGGTCGAACGGACACCTCACCGAGTCGCTGGTCGGGATCATCGGGATCAGCAACAACTACACCTTCCGTCAGTCGTTGTCATCGAAGGTCAAGGACACGCTGATGGAGACGGAGATCTCCTTCAGCCCGTACGATGCCGGGGAGTTACGACGGATCCTTCGTGACCGTGCGGATCGCGCCTTCATCGACGGGGCATGTGACGACTCCGCGATCGCGAAGGCGGCCGCCCTCTCGGCACAGGACATGGGTAACGCTCGACAGGCGATCGACCTGCTTCGCGTCGGCGCCGAGGTCGCCGAGCGACAGGGTAACGAGATCGTTTCCGACGATCACATCGAGGATGCGCGGACGCTCGTCCAGCGTGGACGGCTCCGGAACAAGATCCGGGATCAGACTGAACACGCCCAGTACATCCTCGAGACGATCGCGAAGCTCGATAAGCGCGGCGACGTTCCGGCGCGTTCGAAGACGATCCAGGACGGCTACGAGCAGGTCGCCGAGGCGTATGGCGTCTCCCCGCTCACGACGCTGAAAAGCATACAGGATCACCTCTCGGATCTCCATATGCTCGGGTTCCTCCTTCGGCACGAGCGTAACTATGGCTTAAAAGGGGGACAGTACTACGAGTACGAGCTCGACCTCGATCCCGACATCGTTCTCGAGACGCGCGAGGAGATCCTCGCAGCGGCGGATTGA